The Mesorhizobium sp. AR10 genome includes the window TTGCAGGCCGATGACAGCGCCCTTGACCGGTTGCAGGAGGGCTACCGCGAGAAGGATGGTCAGCGGCACCCAGATGGCAATGTGCTGCCAGAGGGACAAAGTGGAGGTCGCCTCGACACCCATGAAGGCGCCGAGAACAATATGGCCAACGATGACGATCACGAGATAGGCGGGAAGGTCGTCCGCGCGATGGTGATGAAGTTCCTCGCCGCAGAAATCGCATTTGTCGACGGTCTTGGTGAAGCCGCGAAACAGCTTGCCCTCGCCACAGTGCGGGCAGCGGCCGAGCAGGCCGCGCTTCATCGCCGTCCATAGCGGGCGGGCAACCCGGCCCGAATGATGTTCGCCACCGAAAACCGGTTGTTCAATGCCTAGTTCTTTTTGCATCATCGTCTCCTGCCGCGCGCGCCTGGACGCGATTGCGACGCGCGGGCGCGGCCTTTGGCCTTGTGAAACGACCGTTTGGAGCCGGGTAGCGGCTTCGGGTCGGTCAGCATCTCGAAGCGCATCGCGCCGGCCATCGGCGCCACCTCGATAAGGCGGACCTCGACACGGTCGGCAAGCTGATAACCCTTGCCGGTGCGCTCTCCGTAAAGCGATCGGGCCGTTTCATCGTATATATAGTAGTCGCCGCCCAGAGTTGACACCGGGATGAAACCATCTGCGCCAAATTGTGGCAACTGGACAAATAGTCCCGATTTGGTGACCCCGGAAATGCGCGCGTCAAAACGATCGTCGATGCGTTCGGCGAGATAGGCGGCGATCAGCCGGTCGACCGTATCGCGCTCCGCGGCCATGGCGCGACGCTCGGTGCCGGAGATCAGCACGGAGACGTCTTCGAGCCGTGCTTCCTCATCCTGCGTCAACCCGCCCGGACCAAAGCCAAGTGCTGCTATCAACCCGCGATGCACGATCAGGTCGGCATAGCGGCGGATCGGCGAGGTGAAGTGCGCATAGCGTTTCAGGTTGAGGCCGAAATGGCCGATGTTCTTGGGCGAATATTCGGCCTGGCTTTGCGAGCGCAGCACCACTTCGTTGACCAGCCCCTCATTGTCGGCGCCGCGCACGCGTTCCAGAATTCCATTGAACTGGGCGGGCCGCATCTGGGCGCCGCGTGCCAGCGACAGGCCGAGCGTCTGCAGAAACTCGCGCAGCGATTCCTGCTTGGCCAGCGA containing:
- a CDS encoding DUF983 domain-containing protein, with translation MQKELGIEQPVFGGEHHSGRVARPLWTAMKRGLLGRCPHCGEGKLFRGFTKTVDKCDFCGEELHHHRADDLPAYLVIVIVGHIVLGAFMGVEATSTLSLWQHIAIWVPLTILLAVALLQPVKGAVIGLQWALYMHGFGGQDDTIDHHPQA